One window of Sulfurospirillum sp. 1612 genomic DNA carries:
- the abc-f gene encoding ribosomal protection-like ABC-F family protein produces MALLDILEVSKSYESQQILNKVSLSINKGERICIIGKNGGGKSTLMKIINGTLDVDEGRRIIQNQIKVDMLDQTPLFEENLSVKETIAQGLKELIDAKAEYETTLQRLSQDFENPELLKKQDELLSFLDAHDAWSLDDKVERVLQKLNLKEYEDTNINLLSGGEQRRVTLAGLILKKPDILLLDEPTNHLDVYMVEFLEEMLIKEQFTLVFISHDRYFIDNLATKTLEIDNTKLLSFSGGYQDYLRAKELLLHSMNQEHENLLKLLKREEAWLRRGVKARLKRNEGRKQRVFDLKEKAKTNPAAINKIKLELEREQKNFNQSASVNKQKMLFEMYDICKTLGHKRLIENFSTRILQKDRIAIVGKNGSGKSTFLKILLQDIPIDSGILKMGELKIGYFDQQREMLDDTKDILETFCPNGGDRIDVKGRNLHVFGYLKNFLFPKEHLNKKIGVLSGGEKNRIALALLFTKEVDCLILDEPTNDLDIPTINILEEYILNFQGAVIFVSHDRYFVDKIAKKLFIFKGDGVIEESFQEYSEYLSIEKEIASLDQWSTEEKKESGKKDKTQNQRPSKLSYKEKQDYETLPKQIEILEDEIKSINACLQDPKCYETISFAEVSQELSKKEQQLEIMIERFLELEEKAEAFS; encoded by the coding sequence TTGGCATTATTAGATATTTTGGAAGTTAGCAAATCATACGAATCACAACAGATACTGAACAAAGTCAGCCTCTCCATCAACAAAGGAGAACGCATTTGTATCATCGGTAAAAACGGTGGTGGCAAGTCGACCCTGATGAAAATCATCAACGGTACCTTAGACGTTGATGAGGGCCGACGTATTATCCAAAATCAAATTAAAGTCGATATGCTAGACCAAACCCCTCTTTTTGAAGAGAATCTTAGTGTCAAAGAGACAATTGCACAGGGACTCAAAGAGTTGATTGATGCCAAAGCAGAATATGAAACAACCCTGCAACGCTTATCTCAAGATTTTGAAAATCCGGAACTTTTAAAAAAACAGGATGAATTATTGAGCTTTTTGGATGCTCATGATGCTTGGAGTTTAGATGATAAAGTCGAGCGTGTTTTGCAAAAACTCAATCTCAAAGAGTATGAAGACACCAATATCAATCTTCTCAGCGGTGGAGAACAGCGACGCGTCACCTTGGCGGGATTGATACTCAAAAAACCCGATATTTTACTCTTAGATGAGCCGACTAACCATCTTGATGTTTATATGGTTGAATTTTTAGAAGAGATGCTTATCAAAGAACAATTTACCTTGGTTTTTATCTCTCATGATCGTTATTTTATTGACAATCTGGCCACAAAAACACTCGAAATTGATAACACCAAGCTTCTCTCTTTTAGCGGAGGGTATCAAGATTATCTACGAGCCAAAGAGTTACTATTACACTCCATGAACCAAGAGCATGAAAATTTACTCAAACTCCTTAAAAGAGAAGAAGCATGGCTAAGGCGTGGTGTCAAAGCCAGACTCAAACGAAATGAAGGCAGAAAACAGAGAGTTTTTGATCTCAAAGAAAAAGCCAAGACCAATCCAGCGGCCATCAATAAAATCAAACTAGAACTCGAGCGCGAACAAAAAAACTTCAATCAAAGTGCTTCTGTCAATAAACAAAAAATGCTTTTTGAGATGTATGATATTTGCAAAACGCTTGGACATAAGAGACTCATCGAAAATTTTTCAACGCGTATTTTACAAAAAGACAGAATCGCCATCGTAGGGAAAAATGGCTCAGGCAAATCAACGTTTTTGAAGATTTTGCTCCAAGATATCCCCATTGATAGTGGGATTTTAAAGATGGGAGAGTTAAAAATCGGCTACTTTGACCAACAACGAGAGATGCTCGATGATACTAAAGATATCCTAGAGACCTTCTGCCCAAATGGAGGTGATCGCATCGATGTAAAGGGTCGTAATCTGCATGTTTTTGGATATTTGAAAAATTTCCTCTTTCCCAAAGAGCATCTCAACAAAAAAATCGGCGTCTTAAGTGGTGGGGAAAAGAATCGAATCGCACTGGCACTTCTGTTTACTAAAGAGGTCGATTGTCTCATCCTCGATGAGCCGACTAACGACTTAGATATCCCAACTATTAATATTTTAGAAGAGTATATTCTAAACTTTCAAGGAGCCGTGATTTTTGTCAGTCATGATCGCTACTTTGTCGATAAAATTGCCAAAAAACTTTTTATTTTCAAAGGCGATGGCGTTATTGAAGAGAGTTTTCAAGAATACAGTGAATATCTCAGTATCGAAAAAGAGATTGCCTCCTTAGACCAATGGAGCACTGAAGAAAAAAAAGAGAGTGGCAAAAAGGACAAAACACAGAATCAGCGTCCTTCAAAACTCAGCTATAAAGAGAAGCAAGATTATGAAACCTTGCCAAAACAAATCGAAATTTTAGAAGATGA
- a CDS encoding YbaK/EbsC family protein — protein sequence MGIEQARAHLQGWNKEKDIIEFDVSSATVELAAKALGTEESRIAKSLSFMLNDRAILVVTSGEVKIDNKKYKQEFGTKAKMLSFDQVGTLIGHDVGGVCPFGVNEDVDIYLDVSLKQYDFIYPACGSSNSAIKLTHDQLYEISGALRWVDVCKLK from the coding sequence TTGGGGATAGAACAAGCACGCGCTCATTTACAAGGATGGAACAAAGAGAAAGATATTATAGAATTTGACGTATCAAGTGCCACGGTGGAACTCGCCGCCAAAGCGTTAGGAACTGAAGAATCACGGATAGCAAAATCCCTCTCTTTTATGCTTAATGATCGAGCAATTTTAGTGGTGACCAGTGGTGAAGTGAAGATTGATAACAAAAAATATAAACAAGAATTTGGCACCAAAGCCAAAATGCTTTCATTTGATCAAGTCGGTACATTAATTGGTCATGATGTGGGTGGCGTGTGTCCTTTTGGTGTGAATGAGGATGTAGATATTTATCTTGATGTTTCATTAAAACAGTACGATTTTATTTATCCTGCATGTGGGAGTTCTAATTCTGCGATTAAATTAACACATGATCAATTGTATGAGATTTCTGGAGCGCTGCGCTGGGTGGATGTGTGCAAATTAAAATAA